A region of Diospyros lotus cultivar Yz01 chromosome 3, ASM1463336v1, whole genome shotgun sequence DNA encodes the following proteins:
- the LOC127796410 gene encoding uncharacterized protein LOC127796410 has protein sequence MERLSDKKRVRDDSDESQLDSPEVKRLREDLLGNLDDSDLGSTSPDLDSFMKSFEEEISASSPPATVVDLTSESGESQPDLGFLLEASDDELGLPPTATASSSEKGNDVVELVRVSPESSEEFGELWRFDDDQISGYDSFAFDYADNYSGNNNGEYVALDGLFEYSDGSFVSGDYPVPLWRPETMPSQ, from the coding sequence ATGGAAAGGCTAAGCGACAAAAAGCGAGTTCGCGATGACTCGGACGAGTCCCAGTTGGACTCGCCGGAGGTGAAGCGACTCAGAGAAGATCTCCTTGGTAATCTTGACGACTCGGATCTGGGCTCCACTAGCCCGGACCTGGACTCCTTCATGAAGAGCTTTGAGGAAGAAATATCCGCCTCGTCGCCGCCGGCCACGGTCGTGGACCTAACGTCTGAGTCCGGCGAGTCGCAGCCGGATCTCGGGTTCCTCCTTGAAGCATCCGACGACGAGCTCGGTCTGCCTCCTACGGCGACAGCCTCGTCGAGCGAGAAGGGCAACGACGTGGTGGAGTTGGTGCGAGTTTCGCCTGAGTCGTCCGAAGAATTCGGTGAGCTTTGGAGGTTCGACGACGATCAGATCTCGGGTTATGACTCGTTCGCGTTTGATTATGCGGACAACTATAGCGGCAATAACAACGGTGAGTACGTGGCGCTAGACGGGTTGTTTGAGTATTCGGATGGAAGTTTCGTATCGGGCGACTACCCAGTTCCCCTGTGGCGGCCGGAAACGATGCCGAGCCAGTAG